The following are encoded in a window of Arthrobacter sp. OAP107 genomic DNA:
- a CDS encoding hydroxymethylglutaryl-CoA lyase has product MNQHHETDLAPTLGGAILRDVTLRDGLQLTGKVLSTERKVETVRELLRLGVPAIELGSMARPDLVPTMANTVEVVQNLTPGELEKCWIWVATPGHVAKAAAAGARNFQYCLSASDSHNKANIGRTTEESLAALPQAVEYAQAVNGQIQLCIATTFTCPFEGTVPEERILAIANDPRAEGTTDIVLCDTLGQAIPAQVSGLIQRVRAESPARRIVYHGHDTWGLGVANTLAAIQAGAVMVDGALGGLGGCPFAPGASGNTSSEDILFATRPEWVTPETFADLVVLSEKLLAELGEPNRSKAAQGARSKAPAFPWVIPSDSPPAPGTTASCTTGGE; this is encoded by the coding sequence ATGAACCAGCACCACGAAACCGACCTCGCCCCGACCCTGGGCGGCGCCATCCTGCGGGACGTCACCCTCCGGGACGGGCTGCAGCTCACGGGGAAAGTCCTGTCCACCGAACGGAAGGTGGAGACCGTCCGGGAGCTTCTCCGTCTGGGCGTTCCGGCCATCGAGCTGGGCTCCATGGCCCGTCCGGACCTCGTCCCCACCATGGCCAACACCGTGGAGGTGGTCCAGAACCTTACACCCGGGGAACTGGAAAAGTGCTGGATCTGGGTGGCCACGCCCGGCCACGTGGCCAAGGCCGCGGCCGCCGGGGCACGCAACTTCCAGTACTGCCTCTCGGCGTCGGACTCGCACAACAAGGCGAACATCGGACGCACCACCGAGGAAAGCCTCGCCGCGCTGCCCCAGGCCGTGGAGTACGCGCAGGCGGTCAATGGGCAGATCCAGCTGTGCATCGCAACGACCTTCACCTGCCCGTTCGAGGGAACCGTGCCTGAGGAGCGGATCCTGGCGATCGCCAACGATCCCCGTGCAGAGGGAACCACCGACATTGTCCTCTGCGACACCCTGGGCCAGGCCATCCCCGCCCAGGTGTCAGGCCTCATCCAGCGCGTCCGTGCCGAGTCCCCGGCACGCCGGATCGTCTACCACGGGCACGACACCTGGGGCCTGGGCGTGGCCAACACCCTCGCCGCGATCCAGGCCGGCGCCGTGATGGTGGACGGAGCGCTCGGCGGACTGGGCGGCTGTCCCTTCGCCCCGGGGGCCAGCGGCAACACCTCCAGCGAGGACATCCTGTTCGCCACCCGCCCCGAGTGGGTGACTCCGGAAACCTTCGCGGACCTCGTCGTTCTCTCCGAGAAGCTGCTCGCCGAACTGGGCGAACCCAACCGTTCCAAGGCGGCGCAGGGCGCCAGGTCCAAGGCCCCGGCGTTCCCCTGGGTCATTCCGTCGGACAGCCCCCCTGCGCCCGGCACCACGGCATCCTGCACCACGGGAGGCGAGTAG
- a CDS encoding CaiB/BaiF CoA-transferase family protein produces MTPPRIPPLQGIRVLELGNYIAAPTAGRLLADFGAEVIKVERPGTGDELRNWRLHKGDTSMLYRTINRNKKSVVLDLRTEAGKQAVLKLAAKSDILLENFRPGTLEKWGLGPEVLNEANPELIITRISAFGQTGPLSERPGFAAVAEAYGGFRNLVGDPDRPPVRVGVSIGDSIAGLYAAFGSMMSLYQREARRGDTAGGNPSGAVPLTERVIDVALNEAMFSMMESLIPDYQAYGVDRQRVGGRMEGIAPSNAYTCRDGASIVVAGNGDSIYQRYMQTIGRPDLAEDPALQSNAGRWARREELDQAIGAWTAELDAADALAALDAAGVPAGPIYTAADISTDSQYAARNMVQKFDVSTGEEILTGVGFPGIVPVIGGESLPIRNLGPDLGENTAEILSGLLGMDPAEITAATGREEALQA; encoded by the coding sequence ATGACACCACCACGCATCCCGCCCCTGCAGGGCATCCGCGTCCTGGAGCTCGGAAACTACATCGCTGCCCCCACGGCCGGGCGGCTGCTCGCCGACTTCGGCGCCGAGGTCATCAAAGTGGAGCGGCCCGGAACCGGCGACGAGCTGCGCAACTGGCGCCTCCATAAGGGCGACACGTCCATGCTGTACCGGACCATCAACCGGAACAAGAAGTCCGTGGTGCTGGACCTGCGGACCGAGGCCGGAAAGCAGGCGGTCCTGAAGCTCGCCGCGAAGTCCGACATCCTGCTGGAAAACTTCCGCCCGGGCACACTGGAGAAGTGGGGCCTCGGCCCGGAGGTCCTCAATGAAGCCAACCCGGAACTGATCATCACGCGCATCTCCGCCTTCGGGCAGACCGGCCCGCTGTCCGAGCGCCCGGGGTTTGCCGCCGTCGCCGAAGCATACGGCGGGTTCCGGAACCTCGTCGGCGACCCCGACCGCCCGCCCGTCCGGGTCGGCGTCTCCATCGGGGACTCCATTGCCGGACTGTACGCCGCGTTTGGTTCCATGATGAGCCTCTACCAGCGTGAAGCACGGCGCGGGGACACGGCCGGCGGGAACCCGTCCGGCGCTGTGCCGCTCACCGAACGGGTGATCGACGTGGCCCTGAACGAGGCCATGTTCTCCATGATGGAATCCCTGATCCCAGACTACCAGGCATACGGCGTGGACCGGCAGCGCGTGGGCGGCCGGATGGAAGGGATCGCCCCCTCAAACGCCTACACCTGCCGGGACGGCGCCAGCATCGTGGTGGCCGGCAACGGGGACTCCATCTACCAGCGGTACATGCAGACCATCGGCCGCCCCGACCTGGCCGAAGACCCCGCACTGCAGAGCAACGCCGGCCGGTGGGCCCGGCGCGAGGAACTGGACCAGGCCATCGGCGCCTGGACCGCGGAACTGGATGCCGCCGACGCCCTGGCCGCCCTCGACGCAGCCGGGGTACCGGCCGGTCCCATTTACACGGCGGCGGACATCAGCACCGACAGCCAGTACGCGGCCCGCAACATGGTCCAGAAATTCGACGTCTCCACCGGTGAGGAGATCCTGACGGGCGTCGGCTTCCCGGGTATTGTTCCGGTGATCGGCGGCGAATCGCTCCCCATCCGGAACCTTGGCCCGGACCTGGGCGAAAACACGGCAGAAATCCTCTCGGGGCTCCTCGGCATGGACCCGGCAGAGATCACAGCGGCAACCGGCCGCGAGGAGGCACTCCAGGCATGA
- a CDS encoding SLC13 family permease, giving the protein MSDIAVLINTAVAVLVAVLLIVRFRVNPVIALVLSSVYLGLAVGLGVEKTVSTITAGFGDIMVDVGLLIAFGVLMGSILNQSGAIRRLVEHLLNTFGPKRLPYTMGLAIGTLLQSIFLDVLLVISAPLARKLAPKIGKLGTARMATAMAIALECGIVFTVPGVASLALAGLLNVPLGKMLLFGLLLVIPTIIIAIAIMTFLFRRGFWNEAKDEDHTFVAEEDREGEEDQYDGGAGRPVAAGNPTGGAGANGTAGPSAAHAGGAVAVAERGPKQLPLIVLFAPLLTSLLLIGAGAILQILKIDLPWLQLLGEPVIALLIGLIGTCLVTRSGIGQKRVEEAIAVGFKESGQILILTGVGGSLAATVKAAGLGDILGGFFSASTVAPLLVVWAIAAVLHIAVGSVTLSAITAAGLLAPIAPVIGLDPVLLALSAGAGSLFMVHVTSNTFWLLQSLLGQSVRGALKSVTVGVSVASVVAILLIMPMSLLF; this is encoded by the coding sequence ATGTCAGACATAGCTGTCCTGATTAACACAGCCGTCGCGGTGCTCGTCGCCGTGCTGCTGATTGTCCGTTTCAGAGTCAACCCCGTCATCGCCCTGGTGCTCAGCTCCGTATACCTCGGCCTGGCCGTCGGCCTCGGCGTCGAAAAAACCGTCAGCACCATCACCGCCGGATTCGGCGACATCATGGTGGACGTCGGCCTGCTCATCGCCTTCGGCGTCCTCATGGGCTCCATCCTGAACCAGAGCGGAGCCATCCGGCGCCTCGTGGAGCATCTGCTGAACACGTTCGGCCCCAAGCGCCTCCCGTACACCATGGGCCTGGCCATCGGAACCTTGCTGCAGTCCATCTTCCTGGATGTCCTGCTGGTCATCTCCGCCCCGCTCGCCCGCAAACTGGCACCCAAAATCGGCAAGCTCGGCACGGCCCGCATGGCCACCGCCATGGCCATCGCCCTCGAGTGCGGCATCGTCTTCACGGTCCCCGGCGTCGCATCCCTTGCCCTGGCAGGCCTCCTCAATGTGCCGCTCGGCAAAATGCTGCTGTTCGGCCTGCTGCTGGTCATCCCCACGATCATCATCGCCATCGCCATCATGACGTTCCTCTTCCGGCGAGGCTTCTGGAACGAAGCCAAGGATGAGGACCACACCTTCGTCGCCGAAGAGGACCGGGAGGGTGAAGAGGACCAGTACGACGGCGGTGCTGGCCGCCCCGTTGCCGCCGGCAACCCCACCGGCGGGGCGGGCGCCAACGGAACCGCGGGCCCCAGCGCGGCACACGCCGGGGGAGCCGTCGCCGTCGCTGAACGCGGACCCAAGCAGTTGCCGCTGATCGTCCTGTTTGCCCCCCTTCTGACCTCGCTGCTCCTCATCGGGGCAGGGGCCATCCTGCAGATCCTGAAGATCGACCTGCCCTGGCTGCAACTCCTGGGCGAACCCGTCATCGCCCTGCTGATCGGGCTGATCGGCACCTGCCTGGTCACGCGCTCCGGCATTGGGCAGAAGCGCGTCGAGGAGGCCATCGCCGTCGGATTCAAGGAGAGCGGCCAGATCCTGATCCTCACCGGCGTGGGCGGCTCGCTCGCCGCAACGGTAAAGGCGGCCGGCCTCGGCGACATCCTCGGCGGCTTCTTCTCCGCAAGCACCGTTGCCCCGCTCCTCGTGGTCTGGGCCATCGCGGCCGTGCTGCACATCGCGGTCGGCTCCGTCACGCTCTCCGCCATCACCGCAGCAGGCCTGCTGGCCCCCATCGCACCCGTCATCGGCCTGGACCCCGTGCTGCTGGCACTGTCCGCCGGCGCCGGATCACTGTTCATGGTCCACGTCACCAGCAACACCTTCTGGCTCCTCCAGTCGCTCCTTGGCCAGAGCGTGCGGGGCGCGCTGAAATCGGTGACCGTCGGCGTCTCGGTGGCCTCCGTCGTCGCAATCCTCTTGATCATGCCCATGAGCCTGCTGTTCTAA
- a CDS encoding methylenetetrahydrofolate reductase, with translation MTNQLPVRLEIIPTDGIISKVRAHVPAGSTLTVTCLPHHGVEATVRASVQLGLLGYNAIPHLAARSIGSRAQLAGLLRDCDAAGITEVFAIGGDAAEAAGPYGNSGLLMEDIADLTGGTMAIGVAGYPEGHPKCNELQMLDVLLEKQHLASTVVTQMCFSAPRIGWYAELLRREGVDLPVWAGVAGSVPRVKLISLATKIGVGPSLKFLNRKGPLARRLLNASSYSSRSLVSELSAPEPGLEGIHLYTFNSLETQPALDWSGGEGAKAS, from the coding sequence ATGACGAACCAATTGCCTGTGCGCCTGGAGATCATCCCCACGGACGGCATCATTTCCAAAGTCCGGGCGCACGTCCCCGCCGGATCAACGCTGACAGTGACCTGCCTGCCGCACCACGGGGTTGAGGCCACCGTGCGAGCCTCGGTGCAGCTTGGCCTGCTTGGCTACAACGCGATTCCGCATCTGGCCGCCCGAAGCATCGGAAGCCGTGCCCAGCTCGCGGGCCTGCTCCGCGACTGCGATGCAGCCGGGATCACGGAGGTTTTCGCCATCGGCGGCGACGCTGCGGAGGCTGCAGGTCCCTACGGCAACAGCGGCCTGCTCATGGAGGACATAGCCGACCTGACCGGCGGGACCATGGCCATCGGCGTCGCCGGATACCCGGAAGGCCACCCGAAGTGCAACGAGCTGCAGATGCTTGACGTGCTGCTGGAGAAACAGCACCTGGCCTCGACCGTGGTGACGCAGATGTGCTTTTCCGCGCCCAGGATCGGCTGGTACGCGGAACTGCTGCGCCGGGAGGGCGTCGACCTCCCGGTCTGGGCGGGGGTTGCCGGGTCCGTCCCGCGGGTCAAGCTGATCTCGCTCGCCACCAAGATCGGCGTAGGTCCCTCGCTGAAGTTCCTGAACCGCAAGGGGCCCCTCGCCCGCAGGCTCCTGAACGCCAGCAGCTACTCGTCCCGGTCCCTGGTTTCCGAGCTGTCCGCCCCGGAACCTGGACTTGAGGGGATCCACCTCTATACGTTCAACAGCCTCGAAACCCAGCCCGCGCTGGACTGGAGCGGCGGGGAAGGCGCGAAGGCTTCCTGA
- the cycA gene encoding D-serine/D-alanine/glycine transporter, whose product MTIHPPASPGGSPAGEAPRLERQLSNRHIQLIAIGGAIGTGLFMGSGKTISAAGPSVIFVYMIIGFMLFFVMRAMGELLLSNLNYKSFSDFAADLLGPWAGFFTGWTYWFCWVITGIADVIAIAGYSKELWPGLPLWIPGLATVAILLLLNLTTVKAFGETEFWFALIKIIAIAALIVVGMFMIFTGFQSDAGQASFTNLWSHGGFFPNEFMGFVAGFQIAVFAFVGIELVGTTAAEAKNPEKNLPKAINSIPVRVLLFYVGALIILMSVTPWTQFAAGHSPFIAMFSLAGLGAAATVVNLVVLTSAMSSANSGIYSTSRMVYGLAQEGDAPAAFGGLSRRKVPNNALFLSCVLLLSGVVLMYAGQDVGKAFDMVTTVSAVCFVFVWSIILASYIAFRRRRPHLHTASRFKMPGGIPMVWVAFAFFAFVLWTLTTQPDTLTALLVTPVWFVLLGAAWLVLRRRPAHLARYAAFQDELKAEETAARGQAVRGLQEEESVKG is encoded by the coding sequence ATGACGATTCATCCTCCTGCCTCCCCAGGCGGGTCGCCAGCCGGTGAGGCTCCCCGCCTGGAGCGGCAGCTGAGCAACCGGCACATCCAGCTCATCGCCATCGGCGGCGCCATTGGCACCGGCCTGTTCATGGGCTCCGGCAAGACCATTTCCGCTGCCGGGCCCTCCGTGATCTTCGTATACATGATCATCGGCTTCATGCTGTTTTTCGTCATGCGGGCCATGGGCGAGCTGCTGCTGAGCAACCTGAACTACAAGTCGTTCAGCGACTTCGCCGCCGACCTGCTGGGCCCGTGGGCGGGATTCTTCACCGGATGGACCTACTGGTTCTGCTGGGTGATCACCGGAATCGCGGACGTCATCGCGATCGCCGGCTACTCGAAGGAACTCTGGCCGGGACTGCCCCTCTGGATCCCGGGCCTGGCCACGGTGGCCATCCTGCTGCTGCTGAACCTCACCACCGTCAAGGCGTTCGGCGAGACTGAATTCTGGTTTGCCCTCATCAAGATCATCGCCATCGCCGCGCTGATCGTGGTGGGCATGTTCATGATTTTCACCGGATTCCAGAGCGACGCCGGACAGGCCAGCTTCACCAACCTGTGGAGCCACGGCGGCTTCTTCCCCAACGAATTCATGGGCTTCGTGGCCGGCTTCCAGATTGCCGTGTTCGCATTCGTGGGCATTGAACTGGTGGGCACCACGGCCGCCGAAGCGAAGAACCCGGAGAAGAACCTCCCCAAGGCCATCAACTCCATCCCGGTGCGCGTGCTGCTCTTCTACGTGGGCGCACTGATCATCCTGATGTCCGTCACGCCCTGGACCCAGTTCGCCGCAGGCCACAGCCCGTTCATCGCGATGTTCTCGCTGGCCGGACTCGGGGCCGCCGCCACGGTGGTCAACCTCGTGGTGCTGACCTCGGCGATGTCCTCGGCCAACTCCGGAATCTACTCCACCTCGCGCATGGTCTACGGCCTGGCCCAGGAGGGCGACGCGCCGGCCGCCTTCGGCGGCCTGTCCCGCCGCAAGGTCCCCAACAACGCCCTGTTCCTGTCCTGCGTGCTGCTGCTCTCCGGCGTGGTGCTCATGTACGCCGGCCAGGACGTGGGCAAGGCGTTCGACATGGTCACCACCGTTTCCGCCGTCTGCTTCGTGTTCGTCTGGTCGATCATCCTCGCCAGCTACATCGCCTTCCGGCGCCGTCGCCCGCACCTGCACACCGCCTCCAGATTCAAGATGCCCGGCGGCATCCCCATGGTGTGGGTGGCCTTCGCGTTCTTCGCCTTCGTCCTGTGGACCCTGACCACCCAGCCGGACACGCTGACCGCGCTGCTGGTCACGCCCGTCTGGTTCGTCCTGCTCGGTGCGGCCTGGCTGGTTCTGCGCCGCCGGCCGGCGCACCTGGCCCGCTACGCCGCGTTCCAGGATGAGCTGAAGGCTGAGGAGACCGCCGCCCGCGGGCAAGCGGTCCGGGGTCTCCAGGAGGAGGAAAGCGTCAAGGGATGA
- the gcvP gene encoding aminomethyl-transferring glycine dehydrogenase — MTIQSHPSTFADRHIGARRQADIDIMLKNIGYDTVDGLVDTAVPASIRQENALRLSAALSEVEVLAELRRLAAKNKTAVQMIGQGYYDTVTPPVIRRNVLEAPAWYTAYTPYQPEISQGRLEALLNFQTMVQDLTALPVANASLLDEATAVAEAVLLMRRANKAAGAKDGKTVLDADCLPQTIAIVQGRAEALGFEVEVADLTQGLPDGDINGVVLQQPGVSGRVWDQSGVIAAAKERGALVTVAADLLALTLITPPGEQGADIAVGTAQRLGVPLFFGGPHAAYMAVRTGMERTLPGRIVGVSKDNAGAPAYRLALQTREQHIRREKATSNICTAQALLAIVSSFYAVYHGPDGLKAIAETVHTNARVLATALRAAGRELVSDSFFDTLTVRVPGKATKVITAAEARGINLRLIDADTVGVSIDETTTAEVLSAVAVAFGAGPVGDAAGFELPEAVLRTSAYLQHPVFNTHRSETQLLRYIRKLSDHDLALDRTMIPLGSCTMKLNATAEMEAISWPEFASIHPFAPDSQTAGWRELIDGLEADLAEITGYDQVSIQPNAGSQGELAGLLAIRGYHLSRGDEQRNICLIPASAHGTNAASAVLAGMKVVVVATAADGTIDHADLYAKIEANKDALSCIMITYPSTHGVYDADVREVCDAIHAAGGQVYIDGANLNALVGLAQPGKFGGDVSHLNLHKTFCIPHGGGGPGVGPVAAKAHLAPFMPGDANNASSGGGVAGHGVAISASRFGSAGVLPISWAYVKLMGGQGLTDATKSALLAANYVASRLNEFFPVLYTGDSGLVAHECILDLRGLTARTGVTAEDVAKRLIDFGFHAPTLAFPVAGTLMVEPTESEDLAEIDRFIDAMITIHAEIEQVANGDFTVEDSPLRNAPHTAAALVSSSWSRSYPREQAAFPVPSLRQDKYFPPVGRIDGAAGDRNLVCSCPPLEAFEDNTAAFEN, encoded by the coding sequence ATGACGATTCAATCGCATCCATCAACGTTTGCCGACCGGCATATCGGTGCCCGCCGCCAGGCCGATATCGACATCATGCTCAAGAACATCGGCTATGACACGGTCGATGGCCTCGTTGATACCGCCGTTCCGGCATCCATCCGCCAGGAGAATGCCCTCCGGCTTAGCGCTGCGCTGAGCGAGGTTGAGGTCCTGGCCGAGCTCCGCCGCCTGGCCGCCAAGAACAAGACCGCCGTGCAGATGATCGGTCAGGGCTACTACGACACGGTGACGCCCCCGGTGATCCGCCGCAACGTCCTGGAAGCACCCGCCTGGTACACCGCGTACACCCCGTACCAGCCGGAGATCTCCCAGGGCCGGCTCGAGGCGCTGTTGAACTTCCAGACCATGGTGCAGGACCTGACTGCGCTGCCGGTCGCCAACGCTTCCCTGCTGGATGAGGCCACCGCCGTGGCGGAGGCCGTGCTGCTGATGCGCCGGGCCAACAAGGCGGCAGGAGCCAAGGACGGCAAGACCGTTCTGGACGCCGACTGCCTCCCCCAGACCATTGCCATCGTGCAGGGCCGGGCCGAGGCACTTGGCTTCGAAGTGGAGGTCGCCGACCTGACCCAGGGACTGCCCGACGGCGACATCAACGGCGTCGTCCTCCAGCAGCCGGGCGTTTCAGGCCGGGTATGGGACCAGTCCGGCGTTATCGCCGCCGCCAAGGAGCGCGGCGCGCTGGTCACCGTGGCCGCTGACCTGCTGGCCCTGACCCTGATCACGCCTCCGGGGGAGCAGGGGGCGGACATCGCCGTCGGGACCGCCCAGCGCCTGGGCGTGCCGCTGTTCTTCGGCGGACCGCACGCGGCCTACATGGCGGTGCGCACCGGCATGGAGCGCACGCTCCCGGGCCGCATCGTCGGCGTCTCGAAGGACAATGCCGGCGCCCCCGCCTACCGCCTGGCGCTGCAGACCCGCGAACAGCACATCCGGCGCGAGAAGGCGACATCCAACATCTGCACCGCGCAGGCGCTGCTCGCCATCGTCTCCTCTTTCTACGCCGTCTACCACGGGCCCGACGGCCTGAAGGCAATCGCCGAGACCGTCCACACCAACGCCCGTGTCCTTGCCACCGCCCTCCGGGCGGCAGGCCGCGAACTCGTCAGCGATTCCTTCTTCGACACCCTCACCGTGCGCGTGCCCGGCAAGGCCACCAAGGTCATCACGGCGGCAGAGGCCCGCGGCATCAACCTGCGCCTTATCGACGCGGACACCGTGGGCGTCTCCATTGATGAGACAACGACGGCGGAGGTGCTGTCCGCTGTCGCCGTCGCCTTCGGCGCCGGTCCCGTGGGTGACGCAGCAGGCTTTGAACTCCCCGAAGCCGTACTGCGCACGTCCGCGTACCTGCAGCACCCGGTGTTCAACACGCACCGCTCCGAGACCCAGCTGCTGCGCTACATCCGCAAGCTCTCCGACCACGACCTGGCGCTGGACCGCACCATGATCCCGCTGGGTTCCTGCACCATGAAGCTGAACGCCACGGCCGAGATGGAAGCCATCTCCTGGCCTGAGTTCGCCTCCATCCACCCGTTCGCCCCGGATTCCCAGACGGCCGGCTGGCGCGAGCTGATCGATGGTTTGGAAGCCGACCTCGCCGAGATCACGGGGTACGACCAGGTGTCCATCCAGCCGAATGCCGGCTCCCAGGGCGAGCTCGCCGGCCTGCTGGCGATCCGCGGCTACCACCTGTCCCGCGGCGACGAACAGCGCAACATCTGCCTGATCCCGGCCTCTGCCCACGGCACCAACGCGGCCTCGGCCGTGCTGGCCGGCATGAAGGTGGTAGTAGTGGCCACCGCCGCCGACGGCACGATCGACCACGCCGACCTGTACGCCAAGATCGAGGCCAACAAGGACGCCCTGTCCTGCATCATGATCACCTACCCGTCCACCCACGGGGTGTACGACGCCGACGTCCGCGAGGTCTGCGACGCCATCCATGCGGCCGGCGGCCAGGTCTACATCGACGGGGCCAACCTGAACGCCCTGGTCGGCCTGGCGCAGCCGGGCAAGTTCGGCGGCGACGTCTCACACCTGAACCTGCACAAGACCTTCTGCATCCCGCACGGCGGCGGCGGACCCGGCGTCGGACCCGTTGCAGCCAAGGCGCACCTTGCCCCGTTCATGCCGGGCGACGCCAACAACGCTTCGTCCGGGGGTGGCGTGGCCGGGCATGGCGTTGCGATCAGCGCGTCGCGTTTCGGTTCTGCGGGCGTGCTGCCGATCTCCTGGGCGTACGTGAAGCTCATGGGCGGCCAGGGGCTGACCGACGCCACCAAGTCCGCCCTGCTCGCGGCGAACTACGTCGCGTCGCGGCTGAACGAGTTCTTCCCGGTTCTCTACACCGGCGACAGCGGGCTGGTGGCGCACGAGTGCATCCTGGACCTTCGCGGCCTCACGGCACGGACCGGCGTGACCGCCGAAGACGTGGCCAAGCGCCTGATCGACTTCGGTTTCCATGCCCCCACTCTGGCGTTCCCGGTCGCGGGCACTCTGATGGTGGAGCCCACTGAGTCCGAGGACCTGGCCGAGATTGACCGCTTCATTGACGCGATGATCACCATCCACGCCGAGATCGAGCAGGTCGCCAACGGCGACTTCACCGTGGAGGACAGCCCGCTGCGCAACGCGCCCCACACGGCAGCCGCCCTCGTCAGTTCCAGCTGGAGCCGCTCCTACCCGCGCGAGCAGGCCGCCTTCCCCGTTCCGTCGCTCCGGCAGGACAAGTACTTCCCGCCGGTGGGCCGCATCGACGGCGCCGCAGGCGACCGGAACCTGGTCTGCTCCTGCCCGCCCCTCGAAGCGTTCGAGGACAACACAGCAGCCTTCGAGAACTAA
- the gcvT gene encoding glycine cleavage system aminomethyltransferase GcvT: MTENYTALYDQHKKAGASFTDFGGWQMPLKYTSELAEHHAVRNAAGLFDLSHMGEVWVTGPDAGAFLDYALAGKLSAISVGKAKYSLICDADGGIIDDLISYRRPSPGAGSEKYLVVPNAGNAPTVAAALAERAANFDVSVEDASAETSLIAVQGPNAEAILLQLVPAGQHSLVTELKYYSAVEVGIAFNGTVQTLLLARTGYTGEDGFEIYVPNEDAAGLWEALLDAGAAHGLIPAGLACRDSLRLEAGMPLYGNELSRRVNAYAAGLGPVVSLAKESDFVGKEALAALKAAGVGSTMGQKLVGLKGLGRRAARGHYPVLKDGTLVGEVTSGQPSPTLGYPVAMAYVDVEHSEIGTLLDVDLRGKAEPFEVVALPFYKRTK, encoded by the coding sequence ATGACCGAGAACTACACCGCCCTTTACGATCAGCACAAGAAAGCCGGCGCCTCGTTCACCGACTTCGGCGGCTGGCAAATGCCGCTCAAGTACACCTCCGAGCTCGCCGAGCACCACGCCGTCCGCAACGCGGCAGGCCTGTTCGACCTCTCCCACATGGGAGAAGTCTGGGTGACCGGCCCGGACGCCGGCGCCTTCCTGGACTACGCCCTGGCCGGCAAGCTGTCCGCCATCTCCGTCGGCAAAGCCAAGTATTCGCTGATCTGCGACGCCGACGGCGGCATCATCGACGACCTGATCTCCTACCGCCGCCCGTCTCCCGGCGCAGGGTCGGAGAAATACCTGGTGGTCCCGAATGCCGGCAACGCACCGACGGTGGCCGCTGCCCTCGCCGAGCGGGCCGCGAACTTCGACGTCTCCGTCGAGGACGCCTCAGCTGAGACCTCGCTGATTGCGGTGCAGGGGCCCAACGCCGAAGCGATCCTGCTCCAGCTCGTCCCGGCCGGACAGCACTCCCTGGTGACCGAACTGAAGTACTACTCCGCCGTCGAGGTGGGTATCGCCTTCAACGGCACTGTCCAGACCCTGCTGCTGGCCCGCACGGGCTACACCGGAGAGGACGGCTTCGAAATCTACGTGCCCAACGAGGATGCTGCCGGGTTGTGGGAGGCGCTGCTGGACGCCGGCGCCGCACACGGGCTCATCCCCGCCGGCCTGGCCTGCCGCGACTCCCTGCGTCTGGAAGCCGGGATGCCGCTCTACGGCAACGAGCTCTCGCGCCGCGTCAACGCCTATGCGGCGGGGCTGGGCCCGGTGGTGTCGCTGGCCAAGGAAAGCGACTTCGTGGGCAAGGAGGCGCTGGCCGCACTCAAGGCCGCCGGCGTCGGTTCCACCATGGGCCAGAAGCTCGTCGGGCTCAAGGGCCTGGGCCGGCGTGCCGCCCGCGGCCACTACCCGGTCCTCAAGGACGGCACGCTGGTCGGCGAGGTCACCTCCGGCCAGCCCTCCCCCACCCTCGGCTACCCGGTGGCGATGGCGTATGTCGACGTCGAGCATTCCGAAATTGGCACGCTCCTGGACGTCGACCTGCGCGGCAAAGCGGAGCCGTTCGAAGTAGTGGCCCTGCCGTTCTACAAGCGCACCAAGTAA
- the gcvH gene encoding glycine cleavage system protein GcvH, with amino-acid sequence MSKVVSELKYSAEHEWVAADGAGPVGVGISAVAADALGDIVYVDLPEVGSTVTAGATCGEVESTKSVSDLYAPVTGEVTEVNDGVVADPALINSDPYGAGWLFKVAVTEEGPLMSAEEYASANGGEL; translated from the coding sequence ATGAGCAAAGTTGTTTCTGAACTGAAGTACTCCGCCGAGCACGAATGGGTCGCTGCCGACGGGGCCGGACCTGTGGGAGTCGGGATTTCCGCCGTGGCGGCCGACGCCCTGGGCGACATCGTGTACGTGGACCTGCCCGAGGTGGGGTCTACCGTCACGGCTGGTGCAACCTGCGGCGAGGTGGAATCCACCAAGTCCGTCTCCGACCTGTACGCGCCGGTCACGGGTGAAGTAACCGAGGTTAATGACGGCGTCGTCGCGGACCCTGCCCTGATCAACAGCGACCCCTACGGCGCGGGCTGGCTGTTCAAGGTGGCCGTCACCGAAGAGGGCCCGCTGATGTCGGCTGAAGAATACGCATCAGCAAACGGCGGCGAACTCTAA